One segment of Thermoanaerobacter kivui DNA contains the following:
- the purS gene encoding phosphoribosylformylglycinamidine synthase subunit PurS gives MVVAKVYITLKKGILDPQGKAVKGALHSMGYEGVKDVRVGKYIELTFEDGDLSLLEQKVDEMCKKILTNPIIEDYTFEIGEG, from the coding sequence GTGGTGGTTGCAAAAGTTTATATAACACTTAAGAAAGGAATACTCGATCCCCAAGGAAAAGCAGTAAAAGGTGCGTTGCATTCAATGGGATATGAGGGTGTCAAGGATGTGAGGGTTGGAAAATATATTGAATTAACTTTTGAGGATGGTGATTTATCCCTCCTAGAGCAAAAAGTCGATGAGATGTGCAAAAAGATACTGACAAACCCCATCATAGAAGATTACACCTTTGAAATTGGGGAGGGATAA
- the purQ gene encoding phosphoribosylformylglycinamidine synthase subunit PurQ translates to MKFAVVVFPGSNCDVDCYYAVKYGLNQEVEYVWHQEKDLSKYDVIMLPGGFSYGDYLRAGAIARFSPIMEAVKEAAEKGKYVIGICNGFQILTEAGLLPGTLRKNEGLKFICKTVSIIVENDKTPFTTRLKKGQEISLPIAHGEGNYYVDGQTLEDMKKNDQIVFRYKENVNGSVERIAGVINKEGNVLGMMPHPERAYEPLLGNTDGLYILGSIVDNFIKGGVN, encoded by the coding sequence ATGAAATTTGCTGTTGTAGTTTTTCCAGGGTCCAATTGCGATGTGGACTGCTATTATGCGGTTAAATATGGTCTTAATCAAGAAGTAGAATACGTGTGGCATCAAGAGAAAGACTTGAGCAAATACGATGTTATAATGCTTCCAGGCGGATTTTCATACGGAGACTATTTGAGGGCAGGAGCTATTGCGAGGTTTTCTCCTATTATGGAAGCTGTCAAAGAAGCCGCGGAAAAAGGAAAATATGTAATAGGTATATGCAACGGATTTCAAATACTTACTGAAGCAGGACTGCTTCCAGGGACATTGAGAAAAAATGAGGGACTGAAATTCATTTGTAAGACAGTGAGTATAATAGTGGAAAATGACAAAACTCCTTTTACTACAAGGCTTAAAAAAGGACAAGAGATAAGTCTTCCCATTGCTCATGGAGAAGGCAATTATTATGTAGACGGTCAAACACTGGAAGATATGAAGAAAAACGATCAAATTGTATTTAGGTACAAAGAAAATGTCAACGGTTCAGTTGAGAGAATAGCAGGGGTTATAAATAAGGAAGGCAATGTGTTAGGTATGATGCCACATCCAGAAAGAGCGTATGAACCTTTGCTCGGCAACACCGATGGTCTTTATATTTTAGGGTCCATAGTGGATAATTTTATAAAAGGCGGGGTTAATTGA